Proteins found in one Melospiza georgiana isolate bMelGeo1 chromosome 1, bMelGeo1.pri, whole genome shotgun sequence genomic segment:
- the CIBAR1 gene encoding CBY1-interacting BAR domain-containing protein 1 isoform X1 → MMLLGRGLDARDNQTRQMQDAVSNVEKHFGELCQIFAGYVRKTARLRDKADLLVNEIYAYAATETPNLKVGLKNFADEFSRLQDYRQAEVDRLEAKVVEPLKCYGTIVKLKRDDLRATLTAKSREAKQLSQLEKTRQRNPSDLHVIAENELQRATMDATRTTRHLEETIDNFEKQKIRDIKNIFSEFITIEMLFHGKALEIYTAAYQNIQNIDENEDLEVFRSSLYPPDYQSRLDIVRANSKSPLQRTGSSKSSLRTAQISHRMLRKDEEEDEEEEEDDEEDDEEDEFDATKEVR, encoded by the exons ATGATGCTGCTGGGCCGCGGGCTGGACGCCAG GGACAATCAGACTAGACAAATGCAAGATGCTGTTTCAAATGTGGAAAAACATTTTGGTGAATTGTGCCAAATATTTGCTGGATATGTACGTAAAACAGCCAGACTACGAGACAAAGCAGATCTTCTAGTAAATGAAATCTATGCATATGCAGCTACAGAGACACCGAACTTAAAAGTTGGACTGAAAAACTTTGCAGATGAATTCTCCAGACTTCAAGATTATCGCCAGGCAGAG GTTGACAGGCTGGAAGCCAAGGTTGTTGAACCTCTGAAATGTTATGGGACCATAGTGAAACTTAAAAGG gATGATCTTAGAGCAACTTTAACAGCAAAGAGCCGAGAAGCCAAGCAATTATCTCAACTGGAAAAGACACGTCAGCGGAATCCATCAGATCTACACGTTATT GCTGAAAATGAACTGCAGAGAGCAACAATGGATGCTACTCGAACAACTCGGCACTTAGAGGAAACCATTGATAATTTTGAGAAACAGAAGATAAGGGACATCAAA aacatattttctgaatttataACTATTGAAATGTTGTTCCATGGGAAAGCTTTAGAGATATACACTGCTGCCTATCAAAATATCCAAAATATTGATGAAAATGAAGATTTGGAG GTTTTTCGGAGCTCACTCTATCCACCAGACTATCAGTCTCGCTTAGACATAGTTCGtgcaaattccaagtccccCTTGCAAAGAACTGGCTCCTCAAAATCTTCACTGAGAACAGCACAG ATTTCCCACAGAATGCTAAGAAAAGATGAAGAAGAGGacgaggaggaagaggaagatgatgaAGAGGACGATGAGGAGGATGAATTTGATGCTACTAAGGAAGTGAGATAA
- the RBM12B gene encoding RNA-binding protein 12B: MAVVIRLQGLPVVAGPPDIRRFFLGLNIPDGGVHIIGGEIGEAFIIFATDEDARRAMSCSGGFIKDSRIELFLSSKAEMQSTIEMSRKRFDRGGRETMSGSRRTGTNGSSASSIGDIPHLVTASPKGIRKPSYGPPNRLEAGFHTNGTRYGDMGMPKSNYQLRKDCHPFNPDDRYLFLRGIPYSATEMEVRAFLSGIRVDGVILIKHRNGLNNGDCLVRCATPGDALEGLKRHRQYMGQRFIEISPTTEERWMECGGRIDVPDEMDDFLCEDHSPRSSGYMHSRKHSRSRSPRRQRTHSRSSPSQEYYIHLRNLSFNVEKRDLRDFFPELDIHSKQIKILTDKHQKRTRDAFVVFRSEREYQAALECHRKVLLNRPVYIFPISRKSMLKIIDSCERKRSPDRDHLGQAISEKSYREGHSSPKNCVYVRNFPFDVSKIEVQKFFSRFDIDEDDIYLLYDEKGVGLGEALVKFKSEEQAMKAENLNRQTFLGTEVLIRLISQDQMQKFGVAASLSAPNEMHGHSHPYDRGDLSRPVGSPSGPPQGPPMHSFGPPGNFRHHSEFRHPPEDFMCPPKDFRGPPPLMDFGGDGEPFGRMEFGNNKMGNFPEGRFMPDPNFSGGSERVVPILLKNLPFKATPNEILDFFYGYRVIPESVSVQYNEQGLPSGDAIVAMTNYEEAMAAINELNDRPIGPRKVKLSLL, translated from the coding sequence ATGGCTGTAGTCATCCGTTTACAGGGGCTTCCTGTTGTTGCGGGTCCTCCAGATATTCGTCGTTTCTTCTTGGGATTGAATATTCCCGATGGAGGTGTGCATATTATTGGAGGAGAGATTGGGGAGGCTTTTATTATATTTGCCACAGATGAAGATGCACGGCGTGCCATGAGCTGTTCGGGAGGGTTTATCAAGGACTCGCGCATAGAGCTCTTTCtcagcagcaaggcagagaTGCAGAGTACCATAGAAATGAGCCGGAAACGATTTGACCGTGGGGGACGAGAAACTATGTCTGGCTCTAGAAGAACAGGTACTAATGGTTCTAGTGCATCAAGTATTGGAGATATACCACATTTAGTTACAGCTTCTCCAAAAGGAATAAGAAAGCCTAGTTACGGGCCACCAAATCGCCTGGAGGCTGGGTTCCATACCAACGGCACAAGATACGGTGATATGGGTATGCCTAAGTCAAACTATCAGTTGAGAAAGGATTGCCACCCGTTTAACCCGGATGATCGTTACCTGTTTCTGCGTGGTATACCTTACTCTGCCACAGAGATGGAAGTACGTGCTTTCCTTTCGGGGATTCGCGTGGATGGAGTGATTCTGATAAAGCACCGTAATGGTTTAAACAATGGTGATTGCTTGGTAAGATGTGCTACACCCGGTGATGCCTTAGAGGGACTTAAACGTCACAGACAATACATGGGTCAGAGGTTTATAGAAATCAGTCCCACTACAGAGGAACGGTGGATGGAATGCGGTGGGCGGATAGACGTGCCAGATGAAATGGATGACTTTTTGTGTGAAGACCATTCTCCGAGAAGTTCGGGCTACATGCATTCAAGGAAGCATTCTCGTTCAAGATCACCAAGGAGACAAAGAACACATTCTCGTTcctctcccagccaggaataTTACATACACTTAAGAAATCTGTCTTTTAATGTGGAAAAGAGAGAtttgagagatttttttcctgaattagATATACACAGCAAACAGATTAAGATTCTAACAGATAAGCATCAGAAAAGGACTAGAGATGCCTTTGTGGTGTTCAGGAGTGAGAGAGAATATCAGGCTGCCTTGGAATGTCATAGAAAGGTTCTTCTCAATCGTCCTGTGTACATTTTTCCAATTTCAAGAAAGTCAATGTTGAAAATAATTGACTCTTGTGAGAGGAAAAGATCACCGGACAGAGATCATCTTGGACAGGCCATATCAGAAAAAAGTTACCGGGAAGGTCATTCCAGCCCTAAGAATTGCGTTTATGTAAGGAATTTTCCGTTTGATGTGTCAAAAATTGAAGTGCAGAAGTTCTTTTCAAGATTTGATATTGACGAAGATGATATTTACTTGCTCTATGATGAAAAAGGAGTTGGACTGGGAGAAGCACTAGTGAAGTTTAAATCTGAAGAACAAGCtatgaaagcagaaaatttaAACCGCCAAACATTTTTGGGAACAGAAGTGTTAATAAGACTTATATCTCAAGATCAGATGCAGAAATTTGGTGTCGCTGCATCATTATCTGCACCAAATGAAATGCATGGTCATTCACATCCGTATGACAGAGGTGACCTCTCCCGTCCAGTTGGTTCACCATCTGGGCCACCACAAGGGCCACCCATGCATTCTTTTGGTCCCCCTGGGAACTTCAGGCATCATTCTGAATTCAGACATCCCCCTGAGGACTTCATGTGCCCTCCTAAGGATTTTAGGGGTCCACCACCCCTCATGGATTTTGGTGGTGACGGTGAACCTTTTGGCAGAATGGAGTTTGGGAAtaataaaatgggaaattttcCGGAAGGAAGATTTATGCCAGATCCAAATTTCAGTGGTGGTTCTGAACGTGTTGTTCCTATTCTGTTGAAAAATTTACCTTTTAAGGCTACTCCTAATGAGATTCTGGATTTTTTCTATGGCTATAGAGTGATACCGGAGTCAGTTTCTGTGCAGTACAATGAACAAGGATTACCTTCTGGTGATGCCATTGTTGCTATGACAAACTATGAGGAAGCTATGGCTGCTATTAATGAACTGAATGATAGGCCCATTGGTCCACGGAAAGTTAAGTTGAGTTTGCTGTAA
- the CIBAR1 gene encoding CBY1-interacting BAR domain-containing protein 1 isoform X2, with protein MQDAVSNVEKHFGELCQIFAGYVRKTARLRDKADLLVNEIYAYAATETPNLKVGLKNFADEFSRLQDYRQAEVDRLEAKVVEPLKCYGTIVKLKRDDLRATLTAKSREAKQLSQLEKTRQRNPSDLHVIAENELQRATMDATRTTRHLEETIDNFEKQKIRDIKNIFSEFITIEMLFHGKALEIYTAAYQNIQNIDENEDLEVFRSSLYPPDYQSRLDIVRANSKSPLQRTGSSKSSLRTAQISHRMLRKDEEEDEEEEEDDEEDDEEDEFDATKEVR; from the exons ATGCAAGATGCTGTTTCAAATGTGGAAAAACATTTTGGTGAATTGTGCCAAATATTTGCTGGATATGTACGTAAAACAGCCAGACTACGAGACAAAGCAGATCTTCTAGTAAATGAAATCTATGCATATGCAGCTACAGAGACACCGAACTTAAAAGTTGGACTGAAAAACTTTGCAGATGAATTCTCCAGACTTCAAGATTATCGCCAGGCAGAG GTTGACAGGCTGGAAGCCAAGGTTGTTGAACCTCTGAAATGTTATGGGACCATAGTGAAACTTAAAAGG gATGATCTTAGAGCAACTTTAACAGCAAAGAGCCGAGAAGCCAAGCAATTATCTCAACTGGAAAAGACACGTCAGCGGAATCCATCAGATCTACACGTTATT GCTGAAAATGAACTGCAGAGAGCAACAATGGATGCTACTCGAACAACTCGGCACTTAGAGGAAACCATTGATAATTTTGAGAAACAGAAGATAAGGGACATCAAA aacatattttctgaatttataACTATTGAAATGTTGTTCCATGGGAAAGCTTTAGAGATATACACTGCTGCCTATCAAAATATCCAAAATATTGATGAAAATGAAGATTTGGAG GTTTTTCGGAGCTCACTCTATCCACCAGACTATCAGTCTCGCTTAGACATAGTTCGtgcaaattccaagtccccCTTGCAAAGAACTGGCTCCTCAAAATCTTCACTGAGAACAGCACAG ATTTCCCACAGAATGCTAAGAAAAGATGAAGAAGAGGacgaggaggaagaggaagatgatgaAGAGGACGATGAGGAGGATGAATTTGATGCTACTAAGGAAGTGAGATAA